TTGCGGCAATATTATCGGCCACGACGCCTTGCTCTTCAGCCGCCGTTGCAATTTGCAAGCTACTATCGGAGATAGTTTGGTTCTTATCGGCGAGCGAGGCGATTTCATGATTCACTTCCGACATCAACGCTTGCCCTTGGCTGGCATTGCTCACGGTGACTTCCATCAGCTTGGTTAATGACTGGCTGTTACGTTGTAATGCTTCAATCATGGATTGAATTTCGACGGTTGCTTTCTGAGTTCTTCCCGCTAACGCACGAACCTCATCCGCCACGACCGCAAAACCACGCCCTTGTTCACCCGCACGTGCGGCTTCTATCGCGGCGTTGAGAGCTAATAGGTTGGTCTGCTCTGAAATACCGTTGATGGTGGTGACCACTTCATCGATCTGCGCTGCATTGGCATCGAGCTCTTCTACAGCCTGAGAAGCAGATTGAATTTCTGTCGACAGTTTAGAAATCGAACTCAAGGTGTTCACCACTTTCACTTGACCAGATTGTGCCACGCTACGTGCATCTTCCGTTTGAGTGCTGGAATCATGCGCCAAATTGGCGACTTCACGGATAGTCGACGCCATCTGTTCTGTGGCACTGGCTAAAGAATTGAGGTGCTCTTGTTGAGTGCCTGAAATGTCAGAGCTTTTATGCATCGACTGGTTCAAGTCTGAGCTGATCTGCTGCATCAAAGCGACGGATTCTTGGATAGACAACACCATCTTTTGCTCACGTTCTGCCACTTTATCGATGGTGATCGCAATGGTGCTGAACTCGTCTCTCACCTGAAAGAAGTTCATACGAGCGGTGAGGTCGCCATTGGCTAAGGTGCTCAGCGCTTTATTCATGGTAAACATCGCGCCGCCAATAAAGGTCATGATGTAGTAGACACCCATCACCAAAACAAACAGCGAACCGAGAATAATAGTGAGATGCGTACTTGAAAGTGCCGATAACAAATTGCCTTGCTGCGAAGAGACCAGACTAAACGCGCCATTCATCACCAAAACCGCGTCTTTTCCGTTGCCAATTGCAATCGCAGGGTAAGCGGAGAGCAGTTCAGCGACTTGATTACGCGTCAAATTTCCCGATTCAATCAGACCTTTAACCAGCATGAGCTGATCTTGATACGCTTCATTTAGCATCGCATCTGCGGCATTGGTGAGAACAAAAGTTAGCATCAATAATGCTAAAACTGGGAGGAGGAAGAGCAAATAGAATTTTTCTTGAATTTTTAAGTGGATGAGATACTTATCAATCCAACGAAATGGAATTTCTTTCATAATTATTATACTCGTAGTGACCCACTGTCCTTTGTGGGGTGAATAGAGTTGATAAATATATCACTCAAAAAAACGGAGAGGTATACGGATGACAAAACGATGCGAGAAATTTGTGGTCTCGGGCATAGTTCAGGGCGTTGGCTTTCGCTATCACACGTCACATCAAGGGTTGAAGCTGGGGTTAGTCGGCTATGCAAAGAATCTGCACAACGGCAATGTTGAAGTGATCGCTTGCGGCGAAGAAGAAAGCCTTGAGGCATTTGCTCGTTGGTTGACCCACGGACCAAAAACGGCACAAGTTGATGCATTGAGCCGAGAAGAGAGTGTTTATCGAGACTTTGATGGCTTCGAAATCTTGTAGCCAGCCTTGGCTACAAGAGCGCTTATAAACATTTTGCGGGTTTAGGCAATCCAGCCAATTTAGTGGCTTGTTTTGCCGGGCCTTGCTTAAAAAGCTTAAATAAGTATTTGCTGTTTCCTTTTTCTGGGCCATGCGCTTTTTCCATCGCTTTTACCAGCATTCTCACCGCAGGAGAAGTGTTAAATTCCAGATAAAAGTTGCGAACAAAGTGGATCACTTCCAAATGTGCGTCGGTCAATTCAATCCCTTCTTGCTCCGCGAGTATGGCGATCATGCATTCATCCCACACCGTGTGATCGAGCAGGTAGCCTTGAGCATCAGTTTCAATTTCTTTTCCGTTATAAACAAACATGGTGGTTATCCGTCGTTGTTTCGACAAGTGGCGACAAAGAAGAGTAGAGTAGCCTAGTATTCATCGATAGCTCAACCGAAGTTTGTGCAGATTGAATTGAGTGGTTAAATTTAATGCGTCGTTCAAAAAGGCGTTTTAGAAGTTTAACTTGCATATATATGCGAGTGAGTTAGAAAATTTTCGAGATGGGTAGCAATAATAATGCTAATAAATTTAAAATATGCGCATAAAAAAGCCCGAGCTCGGGCTTTTTTTATGTTTAAAACGAGATTAATCGTCGTTCATGATGCCAAGAATACTTAACAAGCTAGTGAACAAGTTGAGAATGTTCAAGTACATCGAGATGGTTGCGCTGACGTAGTTGGTCTCTTCTCCACGTACGATACGGCTAGTGTCGTACAGAATAAAGCCGGAGAAAACCAGAGCAGAAACGCTACTGATGACCAAATGACCCAGTGTCGAACCCACAAAGATGTTGATGATGGCGGCGACGATAACAATGATCAAACCTGCCACCAGGAAGTTACGCATAAAAGAGAAATCTTTTTTGCTGGTGATGGTGTAGGCAGAAAGGCCAAGAAACACCATACCGGTTAAGCCTAGCGCTTGTGCGATGATGGTTGGGCCGCTAGGAATCGACGCGTAGTAGGTTAGCATCGGGCCTAATGCACCACCCATTAGGGTTGTAAAGACAAATGTCCAGACGATCCCCATTGACGAGTTAATGCTACGCGGTAGTGCAAAAAACAGAATACCAAGTGCGGTGAGTTGCATGACGAGCGCCACGATGGGCGAAATACCAATCGCCATCGTTGCCATCGCTGCAATAGCACTAGTGACTAAGGTCATAGACAGTAGGAAATAGGTATTCTTCAGTACTTTATTTGTCTGAAGTGTACTTTCCATACTGGTTGTACGAGAAAACATTGGACTGTTCATAATCTTCCTCTTAAAAAGATCGGTTTACTTATATGTACATTAATGAGGCCGATAGTTCCAAAAATCAAGCCTGACGTTGTACCTAACTAGGCAAAATAATAGTAGAAATAGTAACTTATGTATCGCTCAAGTTGTAACACTTTATTGCGAATCTGCAAAAGAAAAAGAGGTGTTTCGCAACACCTCTTGGTTTTTCTCTGTATTAATGGTGGAGTATTTGTGCGAGGAAATTCTGAGTTCGATCAGATTGCGGATTTTCGAAGAAATCTTTCGGATTATTCTCTTCAATGATTTCACCCGCATCCATGAATATCACTCTGTCTGCCACTTCTTTGGCAAAACCCATTTCGTGGGTAACACAAAGCATGGTCATCCCTTCTTCAGCCAGTTCCACCATAACGTCTAATACCTCACGCACCATTTCCGGATCCAGCGCTGAGGTCGGCTCGTCAAACAGCATGACTTTAGGGCTCATGCACAGCGATCTTGCAATCGCAACACGCTGTTGCTGACCACCTGACAACTGGCCTGGGAACTTGTCTGCCTGTTCTGGAATGCGTACACGTTCAAGGTATTTCATCGCGATCGCTTCCGCTTCTTCTTTAGGCATCTTTTTCACCCAAATTGGGGCGAGCGTGCAGTTTTCTAAGACTGTCAGGTGTGGGAAGAGGTTAAAGTGCTGAAAACACATGCCGACTTCTTTTCTCACCGCCTCAATGTTTTTTAAGTCCTCGGTCAATTCCGTACCAGAAACGATGATTTGCCCTGCTTGGTGTTCTTCCAAGCGGTTGATGCAGCGGATCATGGTGGACTTACCAGAACCGGACGGGCCACAAATAACAATTTTCTCGCCCTTTTTGACATTCAAATTGATGTTTTTTAGTACGTGAAACTCACCGTACCACTTGTTCATATCCTTCAGTTGGATCATGTAATCTTGTTGTTGCGTCATAATACGTCCTTGAGCTTACAGAGTTATCGTTTGTGACCGGTGTGTAGTTTATTTTCCAACCATATCGAATATCTCGACATGCCAAAACAAAATACCCAGAACACTAACGCGACAAATACATAACTTTCGGTAGCAAAACCGAGCCATTCGGGGTCGGTATTGGCTGCTTGTCCAATGCCTAATACATCGAACATACCGATGATGAGTACCAGGCTGGTGTCTTTGAAAAGGCCGATAAAGGTGTTCACGATTGAAGGGATAGTAATCTTCAGTGCCTGAGGAAGAATAATCAGCCCCGTTTTTTTCCAGTAGCTCAAACCAAGCGCATCAGCCGCTTCATATTGGCCTTTGGGTATGGCTTGCAAACCACCACGAACCACTTCTGCCATATAGGCGGCGCTGAACATGACCACGCCTATCAATGCACGGATCAGTTTGTCTGTCTCAGATCCTTCAGATAAGAACAGAGGCAGCATGACTGACGCCATGAATAGCACAGTAATCAGCGGCACCCCACGCCACACCTCGATATAGACGGTACACATACTGCGAATAATCGGCATATCTGAGCGTCTTCCTAGTGCCAAAGCGACGCCAATAGGCAGTGAAACGACGATGCCAACCAGTGCAATGATTAGTGTGACTAACAAGCCACCCCATTTATGGGTTTCGACCACTTCTAGGCCAAATATGCCACCGTATAGCAGCGCGGCGATAATAAATGGGTAGATGTTGACGAAAAAGAGCCAAATCCAAGTACGTTTTGGTGTTTTTTCATATGCTAAAAGCACAGTGAAAATTGCTAAAGACGCATAGAAAAGGCGAGGGCGCCACAACTCAGCTTGAGGGTAAAAGCCATACATAAACTGTTCCCAGCGAACGCTGATAAATACCCAGCATGCCCCTTCACGTGTACAGTCATCTCTGGTTAAACCAGACCAATCGGCGCTGATGATCGCCCAATCGACGATATGCCAAAGTGCTGACAGTGCAAAATAGGCCAGAATGACGGTGACAATCGAGTTAATGGGGCCATTAAACAGGTTTTTCCGCAGCCAACCAATAACCCCAACAGTGTTTGCTGGCGGCGGCAGATTCGGTTGAAATTGATGTACTCGCATATTATCTCTCCACCAGCGCAACTTTTTTGTTGTAAAGATTCATCAAGGCGGATGTTAAAAGACTTAACGTCAGATAAACCGCCATGGTCATCGCAATAATCTCAATCGCTTGTCCGGTTTGGTTTAATGTTGTACCAGCAAAGACAGAGACTAAATCGGGATAACCAATCGCCATAGCAAGTGAGGAGTTTTTGGTCAGGTTCAAGTACTGGCTGGTCAGCGGTGGAATAATGATTCTCAACGCTTGAGGGATGATAACCAGCTTTAAGGTGCGCGCCCGAGGTAAGCCTAGAGACATCGCAGCTTCAGTCTGACCATGGTTAACGGCATTAATACCCGAGCGAACAATTTCTGCAATAAACGCCGCAGTATAAATACTGAGAGCGACTAATAAAGCAGCCAGTTCAGGAATAATGCTGATGCCACCACGAAAGTTAAAGCCTTTGAGTTCAGGATATTCAAATGCGATTGGCGAGCCAGCAATAAAGTAGACCAATACCGGGAGCACTATCACTAAAGAGAAGGCGATGCGTCCCATCGGGGTTTGTTGACCGGTGAGTTTTTGTTTGTTTTTTGCCCAAATGCGAATAAAAATGGTCGCCAACACACCAGCAATTAACGCGGCGAAGACGAATGCACTGCCCGATTCAAAGATCGGCTTGGGGAAAAACAGTCCTCTTACGTTAAGGAAAACATATTCGCCGAAACTAATGCTTTCCCTTGGTGACGGAAGCGCCTGCAAGACTGCAAAATACCAGAAGAAGATCTGCAACAGCAGCGGAATATTGCGAAAGGTCTCTATATAGACGGCGGCAAAACGACTTACCAACCAGTTAGTCGACAAACGCGCGATGCCGATAACAAATCCGAGAAAAGTCGCAACGATAATACCCAGAAACGACACTAACGCTGTATTGAGTAGACCTACGACAAACGTTGTACCGTATGAGTGGGTTTCGTCATACTCAATCAAAGTGAGACCGATGCCGAATCCGGCTTCTTGACTTAAAAAGTCAAAACCCGTTGCGATACCGCGTGACTCCAAGTTGGTGAGTGCGTTGTTTACTATGGTGTAAAAGAAGAAGACCAGAGCCAAAATGGCTAGGACCTGAAACAGCACCGAGCGAAAAGTGGGGTTGTAAAACAAATTGGTGCCCGAAGCTGGCTTTCCAGCTCCTGTGGAAAGTGATTTATTGTCGGGTTTCATACAGCTATAACCTCTAATCCATTACTTAGAAAAAGGGCGGCATCACATACCGCCCATTCTTAGCTAGACTCTTATCATTAACGGATTGGTGGCGCGTACATAAAGCCGCCGGCATTCCAAAGGGCATTAACACCACGAGCGATCTGTAGTGGTGAACCTGCACCAACAGTGCGCTCAAAGCTTTCGCCGTAGTTACCAACTTGTTTGACGACTTGGTAACCCCAGTCATCACGGATGCCTAAGCCTTTGCCTTTTGGACCATCGACACCCAAAATACGCTTGATGTTTGGATCGTCAGACTTAAGCATTTGCTCTGCGTTTTTGGATGTAATGCCGTACTCCTCGGCGTTGATCATTGCATTTAGAGTCCATTTCGCAATGTTGAACCACTGGTCATCACCTTGACGAACAACAGGTCCAAGAGGTTCTTTGGAAATGATCTCAGGTAGTACTACCGCTGAACTTGGGTTTTCTAAATTGAGACGCAGCGCATACAGACCTGATTGGTCGGTGGTTAATACGTCACAACGACCTGCATCAAAGCCTTTTGAAGTCTGCGCTGCAGTATCAAACACGACTGGCTTATAACTCATACCGCTGTTGCGGAAGTAGTCTGCCAAGTTAAGCTCGGTTGTTGTACCAGATTGAACGCACACGGAAGCGCCATCCAACTCTTTTGCACTCTTGATCCCTAACTCTTTTTTCACCATGAAGCCTTGTCCGTCGTAATAGTTTACACCGACAAAGTTAAGCCCCAATGCTGTGTCGCGATGCAATGTCCAAGTGGTGTTACGAGAAAGAACATCGATCTCGCCAGATTGCAATGCAGTAAAACGCTCTTTCGCGGTGAGCGGAACATACTTAACTTTTGTTTTGTCACCCAGTACAGCTGCTGCGATGGCTTGACAATATTCTACGTCGATACCTTCCCATTCACCCTTTGCATTTGGGTTAGAGAAGCCTGGAAGACCAGTACTCACGCCACAAGTCAAATAACCTTGTTTAGTGACTTTATCCAATGTGCTATCTGCTGCAAATGCATTTGACGACATAACTGCAGTAGAAGCCGCTACGACGGAAGCAAGAACCGTTAATTTATTTGCCATTTGTATCCTTCCTGTATGATCCAAGTTTAACCAGGTGACACCTGATACAACGTGCTCAATCTGTGTTGTGTGTGCCCTATGTGCTTGATTTCCATTTTAAACGGCATCTGGAAATCAATTATTTATAAGCGTAGGAAAGGATTTTCGAATTCTCAAATATATAATTTAAAAAGAATTTTGAGAGAACTCACAAACCCTGCGGTAACTAGAATGAATAAATGTTAATCTAATGTAAATAGTGCAACGAGCTCCCACTGCGGTGCAACAGAGTGTTTGTTATTTACACTTCTAATAATATGGTTGAAAAGAGCGAACCTAAGAATCATTTTGAAACTATATTCTGAACATAACTGGAAATTTGAACAAAAATTATTTGTTGTTAGCATGCTTAGTGATATCAGTGCACCAAATCTGCTAGGATGACGCTTCAGACAGATAGAACAAACAAGGATTGAAATGCGATATTTTCCTCTTTTCATGGCTCTGGAAAACAAACCTGTGCTCGTTGTTGGTGGTGGCGAGGTAGCAAGCCGAAAGATTGAAGCGTTACTCAAAGCTGGTGCCAAAGTGACGATTGTCTCTCCAAGCCTGGTTGAAGAGCTGCTGGATGTGGTGAAAAGCGGAGAGTGCCATTGGCTGAAAAGTTTTTACTCTTCTGAATTAATTAATCGACACTACGTCCAAGTGTGGGCAACGACAGATAACCCCGAGCTCAATCATCAGGTTTATCGTGATGCGAAAGCCCACAATGTGTTGGTCAACGTGGTGGATGACAAACCGTATTGCGACTTTATTACTCCGTCTATGATCAACCGTGGTCGGATCCAAATTGCGATTTCCAGTGGTGGGTCGTCGCCTGTACTTATTCGCAATATCCGTGAGTCACTGGAAGCGCTATTGCCGCAAAATTTGAGCTTATTGGCTGACTTTGCAGAGTCAAAACGTAGTGTGATCAAGTCGTTACTATCAAGTGTTGAGGAACGTCGAGTCTTCTGGGAACAATTTTTTGCTAGAAATGATGTACAAGAGGCAAAAAACAATCGTCAATTGGAACAAGTGTTTACCGAGGCAACTCGCTCGCCGTTCGAGCAAGGTTGTCAATGTGTTTGGATACGTTGTAGTGAGGATGTCGAACTCCTGCCTATTAAAGCACTGCGTTATATGCAAAAAGCAGAGATGGTGCTGTATTGGTCTGAGCTTGAGAAGGGATTTCTGGAAATGGTGCGGCGCGATGCGAACCGACGCAGTTATAGCGATTCCGCACAGTTAGCAGAAATGGTAAACCAAAGTCGAGGTGAATACCGTAACCTGTGCATTCTGTTTCCTAAAAGCAGTCAGGCATTCAATTTTATGCAAGGAACAGATTTGGTGATCTAAAGATAAGACAGTAAACGAACAAAAAGCCTCTTGAGAGGCTTTTTATCGGTCCCTAGCAGCGAGATGCGATTGAGCTTTGCTTACTCAGTGCGTATTTAGTCGCGAAAGTTATTGAACTGGAAAGGTTGTCCCAGCTCTGCGGCACGAATTGCGGCAATCGCTTCTTGCAGGTCGTCCCGCTTTTTACCCGTCACACGAACTTTGTCGCCTTGAATTGACGCCTGAACTTTCATCTTGGAATCTTTGATCAGTTTAACGATCTTTTTCGCCATTGGAGTGTCAATACCTTGCAGAAACACAATGTCCTGATGCCAGTTCTTGCCAGTTTGTTCGGCTTGTTTGGCATCCATCGAATTGGCGTCAACCCCACGTTTGGCAAGATGTCCACGCAAAATGTCGCGCATCTGTTTGAGCTGAAAATCACCTTCAGCGGAAACTTTCACCGTTTCCTCAACCAGCTCAAAACTGGCTTTTACGTTGCGAAAATCAAAACGAGTAGAAAGCTCACGGTTTGAGTTATCCACTGCATTACGCAATTCAACGATGTCGATTTCAGAAACAATGTCAAATGACGACATGGTTTACGATCCTTAATTTACAATCTTATCTGCTTTCTTTTACCGCTTGAGCTAAAAGCTCCAGCATCTGTTCGGTATCTGCCCAGCCTAAACATGGGTCAGTAATGGATTGGCCGTAATGCAGATTGTTCAAATCTGTCATTGGCTGGTTGCCTTCTTCAATAAAGCTTTCAGCCATAATACCTGCCACGTAAGTGCTGCCCGCGCGAATTTGAGCACAAATGTCTTTCGCGACATCGAGCTGTTTACGGTGCTGCTTCTCGCAGTTGGCGTGGCTAAAGTCAACGATGAGGCGCTGAGGCAAATCAAATTCGGCCAGCGCTTTACACGCATTTTCTACCGACTGTGCATCGAAGTTTGCCCCAGTGTCGCCGCCACGTAAGATAATGTGCCCAAATGGGTTACCGCTGGTTCGGTAGACGGTCATGCGACCATTTTTGTCAGGCGAGTAGAAGTAGTGAGAGGCCTTTGAAGCGCGAATAGCATCTATCGCGATTTTCACGTTACCGTTTGTGCCATTCTTAAATCCAACAGGACAGGAGAGGGCCGAAGCCATTTCTCGATGGATTTGAGACTCTGTGGTTCTTGCCCCAATAGCGCCCCAAGTGATGAGGTCTGCGATGTATTGACCAGTGATCATGTCAAGAAACTCGGTTGCCGTCGCCAAGCCAAGTTTGTTGATATCCAACAGCAGTTTTCTTGCCTTGTGAAGGCCGGCTTCTAGGGCGTAAGAGCCGTCTAAGTTAGGGTCGGTGATCAGCCCCTTCCAGCCAACTACGGTACGAGGTTTTTCGAAGTAGGTACGCATCACAATGAATAGTTCGTTGCGATATTGACCCTGAATTTGGCTTAGACGTGTAGCGTAGTCGATCGCTGCGTCGGTATCGTGCACCGAACAAGGGCCGACAATCACCAGAAGACGGTTGTCTTTTCCTGTCAAAATATCTTCAATTTGTCTACGTGATTGAGCGATTCGTTCTGCCACATCATCAGTGATGGGATGTGCACTGCTCAGCTCCGCAGGGGTAGGCATTGGACCCAAAGGTTGGGTTCTCAATTCATCGGTTTTTAGTGGCATGTGATAGCTTTGTTCTTTTATTGCGAAGCGGTAAAGATAACGGAATTGCACCAAGGAATAAACCATTTGGCCATAAACTTATCAATCTAATTGCGTTGTAAACTGTAAACAAGTGAAGGGGATAGCGGGTAAGTGGATTCACTTTTGATTCCAGCCAGATAGGGAACGAATGTCTTCTACCTCTTTGTATAGCCAATGGGTGATTTAATATGTCAAAAATATGAATAAATATACTTGAAACTTATTTTTAAGCTCGGTATCGTCGGTGACATAATTACACAATTGGAGTCGTCATGGAGCATTTTGTTCAGGGAAGCATTCATCCCGCACTGAGTTTGAATTTTGTTTTGCCGCAATCGCCAGAAAAAAAGGGTTCAAAGCGTATCTATTTTTCCACTTCGGCTTGGTATCGCAGTCAGAACTTGTCAGCCAATGAATGGGTTTCCTGGCTACAATCTAGATTGGCAGATGAAACCGAAGGGCCGCAGAGTGTCAGAGTGAGTTTAAGTGACTTAACCTTGCCAGAATATGCCTCGTTAGGCGTGGTTCAAGCGGATGCTATGGAAGCCAACCCTTTGATGGGAGCTCGCGGTGTGTCGCGTTTTTGCGATGCAAATTATAAACCTATTTTTGCGACAGAGTGCGATGCAATCAAGCAGTTACGTGCTCAAGGTGTGGACGTTGAGGTCGTCGTCCCTTTTGTACGTACCTTAGCGGACGCAGCGACCATCATCGACTTACTTGCCGAACAAGGCTTGCCGCGTGGGTTACAGGGGTTGAAAGTTATTTTTAGTATTGATACTCCCTCTGCCGCACTGCTGAGCGATAAACTGCTGCACTATTTTGATGGGTTGGCGGTCAATATTGAGAATTTGGCTCAGTTCACTCTGGCAGTCGACCAAAGCAATCCATCACATCTACATGCTTACGATGCGCAAAATGATGCGGTACTGGAACTGGTGCAAAAATCGGTAAAATCCGCAGCCACTGTTAATAAGCCCGCTTTAATTCTTTTGTCGAATCTGGATAAATTGCCGCGTTTACAACAAGCGTTGCTTGATATGGACTCCGTCGAGTTATTCCACTTCTAAACATTGTCTGGTACGCGGGCAAATACCAAGGGAGGGAGTCATGAGTTGTTAATCTGGCTCTCTTTTTTGTTAACAACTCTTTGACATTGTGGGTGTGATTGCACAAACTGGTCTGACTAGTTTTCATGGAAGAATGTCGATGCTCAGCCCAATTCAAAAAGCCAATCTCTATCTGAACATGTTCGGTTTTACTAAAGTACCGTTGATCTGGCTCTGTCGGCCGAAAATCATCGCCATTAATGAAAAAATGG
This Vibrio navarrensis DNA region includes the following protein-coding sequences:
- a CDS encoding methyl-accepting chemotaxis protein, giving the protein MKEIPFRWIDKYLIHLKIQEKFYLLFLLPVLALLMLTFVLTNAADAMLNEAYQDQLMLVKGLIESGNLTRNQVAELLSAYPAIAIGNGKDAVLVMNGAFSLVSSQQGNLLSALSSTHLTIILGSLFVLVMGVYYIMTFIGGAMFTMNKALSTLANGDLTARMNFFQVRDEFSTIAITIDKVAEREQKMVLSIQESVALMQQISSDLNQSMHKSSDISGTQQEHLNSLASATEQMASTIREVANLAHDSSTQTEDARSVAQSGQVKVVNTLSSISKLSTEIQSASQAVEELDANAAQIDEVVTTINGISEQTNLLALNAAIEAARAGEQGRGFAVVADEVRALAGRTQKATVEIQSMIEALQRNSQSLTKLMEVTVSNASQGQALMSEVNHEIASLADKNQTISDSSLQIATAAEEQGVVADNIAASVEEIRHQSNQVCEMITMTSRNVEQLRTQSDAMESLLTGLKA
- the yccX gene encoding acylphosphatase, producing the protein MTKRCEKFVVSGIVQGVGFRYHTSHQGLKLGLVGYAKNLHNGNVEVIACGEEESLEAFARWLTHGPKTAQVDALSREESVYRDFDGFEIL
- a CDS encoding TusE/DsrC/DsvC family sulfur relay protein; this translates as MFVYNGKEIETDAQGYLLDHTVWDECMIAILAEQEGIELTDAHLEVIHFVRNFYLEFNTSPAVRMLVKAMEKAHGPEKGNSKYLFKLFKQGPAKQATKLAGLPKPAKCL
- a CDS encoding Bax inhibitor-1 family protein → MNSPMFSRTTSMESTLQTNKVLKNTYFLLSMTLVTSAIAAMATMAIGISPIVALVMQLTALGILFFALPRSINSSMGIVWTFVFTTLMGGALGPMLTYYASIPSGPTIIAQALGLTGMVFLGLSAYTITSKKDFSFMRNFLVAGLIIVIVAAIINIFVGSTLGHLVISSVSALVFSGFILYDTSRIVRGEETNYVSATISMYLNILNLFTSLLSILGIMNDD
- a CDS encoding amino acid ABC transporter ATP-binding protein, translating into MTQQQDYMIQLKDMNKWYGEFHVLKNINLNVKKGEKIVICGPSGSGKSTMIRCINRLEEHQAGQIIVSGTELTEDLKNIEAVRKEVGMCFQHFNLFPHLTVLENCTLAPIWVKKMPKEEAEAIAMKYLERVRIPEQADKFPGQLSGGQQQRVAIARSLCMSPKVMLFDEPTSALDPEMVREVLDVMVELAEEGMTMLCVTHEMGFAKEVADRVIFMDAGEIIEENNPKDFFENPQSDRTQNFLAQILHH
- a CDS encoding amino acid ABC transporter permease; amino-acid sequence: MRVHQFQPNLPPPANTVGVIGWLRKNLFNGPINSIVTVILAYFALSALWHIVDWAIISADWSGLTRDDCTREGACWVFISVRWEQFMYGFYPQAELWRPRLFYASLAIFTVLLAYEKTPKRTWIWLFFVNIYPFIIAALLYGGIFGLEVVETHKWGGLLVTLIIALVGIVVSLPIGVALALGRRSDMPIIRSMCTVYIEVWRGVPLITVLFMASVMLPLFLSEGSETDKLIRALIGVVMFSAAYMAEVVRGGLQAIPKGQYEAADALGLSYWKKTGLIILPQALKITIPSIVNTFIGLFKDTSLVLIIGMFDVLGIGQAANTDPEWLGFATESYVFVALVFWVFCFGMSRYSIWLENKLHTGHKR
- a CDS encoding amino acid ABC transporter permease: MKPDNKSLSTGAGKPASGTNLFYNPTFRSVLFQVLAILALVFFFYTIVNNALTNLESRGIATGFDFLSQEAGFGIGLTLIEYDETHSYGTTFVVGLLNTALVSFLGIIVATFLGFVIGIARLSTNWLVSRFAAVYIETFRNIPLLLQIFFWYFAVLQALPSPRESISFGEYVFLNVRGLFFPKPIFESGSAFVFAALIAGVLATIFIRIWAKNKQKLTGQQTPMGRIAFSLVIVLPVLVYFIAGSPIAFEYPELKGFNFRGGISIIPELAALLVALSIYTAAFIAEIVRSGINAVNHGQTEAAMSLGLPRARTLKLVIIPQALRIIIPPLTSQYLNLTKNSSLAMAIGYPDLVSVFAGTTLNQTGQAIEIIAMTMAVYLTLSLLTSALMNLYNKKVALVER
- a CDS encoding amino acid ABC transporter substrate-binding protein, which produces MANKLTVLASVVAASTAVMSSNAFAADSTLDKVTKQGYLTCGVSTGLPGFSNPNAKGEWEGIDVEYCQAIAAAVLGDKTKVKYVPLTAKERFTALQSGEIDVLSRNTTWTLHRDTALGLNFVGVNYYDGQGFMVKKELGIKSAKELDGASVCVQSGTTTELNLADYFRNSGMSYKPVVFDTAAQTSKGFDAGRCDVLTTDQSGLYALRLNLENPSSAVVLPEIISKEPLGPVVRQGDDQWFNIAKWTLNAMINAEEYGITSKNAEQMLKSDDPNIKRILGVDGPKGKGLGIRDDWGYQVVKQVGNYGESFERTVGAGSPLQIARGVNALWNAGGFMYAPPIR
- a CDS encoding precorrin-2 dehydrogenase/sirohydrochlorin ferrochelatase family protein encodes the protein MRYFPLFMALENKPVLVVGGGEVASRKIEALLKAGAKVTIVSPSLVEELLDVVKSGECHWLKSFYSSELINRHYVQVWATTDNPELNHQVYRDAKAHNVLVNVVDDKPYCDFITPSMINRGRIQIAISSGGSSPVLIRNIRESLEALLPQNLSLLADFAESKRSVIKSLLSSVEERRVFWEQFFARNDVQEAKNNRQLEQVFTEATRSPFEQGCQCVWIRCSEDVELLPIKALRYMQKAEMVLYWSELEKGFLEMVRRDANRRSYSDSAQLAEMVNQSRGEYRNLCILFPKSSQAFNFMQGTDLVI
- a CDS encoding YajQ family cyclic di-GMP-binding protein is translated as MSSFDIVSEIDIVELRNAVDNSNRELSTRFDFRNVKASFELVEETVKVSAEGDFQLKQMRDILRGHLAKRGVDANSMDAKQAEQTGKNWHQDIVFLQGIDTPMAKKIVKLIKDSKMKVQASIQGDKVRVTGKKRDDLQEAIAAIRAAELGQPFQFNNFRD
- a CDS encoding 3-deoxy-7-phosphoheptulonate synthase, with the protein product MPLKTDELRTQPLGPMPTPAELSSAHPITDDVAERIAQSRRQIEDILTGKDNRLLVIVGPCSVHDTDAAIDYATRLSQIQGQYRNELFIVMRTYFEKPRTVVGWKGLITDPNLDGSYALEAGLHKARKLLLDINKLGLATATEFLDMITGQYIADLITWGAIGARTTESQIHREMASALSCPVGFKNGTNGNVKIAIDAIRASKASHYFYSPDKNGRMTVYRTSGNPFGHIILRGGDTGANFDAQSVENACKALAEFDLPQRLIVDFSHANCEKQHRKQLDVAKDICAQIRAGSTYVAGIMAESFIEEGNQPMTDLNNLHYGQSITDPCLGWADTEQMLELLAQAVKESR
- a CDS encoding putative PEP-binding protein: MEHFVQGSIHPALSLNFVLPQSPEKKGSKRIYFSTSAWYRSQNLSANEWVSWLQSRLADETEGPQSVRVSLSDLTLPEYASLGVVQADAMEANPLMGARGVSRFCDANYKPIFATECDAIKQLRAQGVDVEVVVPFVRTLADAATIIDLLAEQGLPRGLQGLKVIFSIDTPSAALLSDKLLHYFDGLAVNIENLAQFTLAVDQSNPSHLHAYDAQNDAVLELVQKSVKSAATVNKPALILLSNLDKLPRLQQALLDMDSVELFHF